In Myxococcota bacterium, one DNA window encodes the following:
- a CDS encoding 2-isopropylmalate synthase: protein MSELVRIFDTTLRDGEQSPGCSMNLHEKLAIARQLERLGVDVIEAGFPIASEGDFESVRAVAEAVRGTSICGLARTGVEDVARAGEALEGAARPRIHTFIATSDIHLEHKLRMNREEVLAEVDRAVRQAKGYCDDVEFSAEDATRSDWEYLVEVFRVAVAAGARTLNVPDTVGYTQPEEYAALIHHLREHVAPPGDTVFSVHCHNDLGLAVSNSLAAVRAGARQIECTVNGIGERAGNTSLEEVVMAMKTRPDVFEGLDTEIVATEIYPSSRLLASTIGVSVQPNKAIVGDNAFAHEAGIHQDGVLKAAITYEIMTPQSIGRSSNELVLGKHSGRHAFRERLGELGFELDGDAFQEAFRRFKDLADAKKTIFNEDLEAIASDAVVQTDERFSVKEVSVLSGTFAKPTATVAMEVDGEVQKATALGIGPVDAVFKAIAEITETKSELERFHVNGITGGMDALGEVSVTVQEDGRKVIGNGAHPDIIVASAKAYVHALNKLEWHKRRRGVGEPKGI from the coding sequence ATGAGCGAGCTGGTTCGTATCTTCGACACCACGCTGCGCGACGGCGAGCAGTCGCCGGGATGCAGCATGAACCTCCACGAGAAGCTGGCGATCGCCCGGCAGCTCGAGCGGCTCGGCGTCGACGTGATCGAGGCGGGGTTCCCGATCGCCAGCGAGGGCGACTTCGAGAGCGTGCGCGCGGTCGCCGAAGCGGTGCGCGGCACGTCGATCTGCGGGCTCGCGCGTACCGGGGTCGAAGACGTCGCCCGGGCCGGCGAGGCCCTCGAGGGGGCCGCCCGGCCGCGGATCCACACCTTCATCGCCACCAGCGACATCCACCTCGAGCACAAGCTGCGCATGAACCGCGAAGAGGTCCTCGCCGAGGTCGATCGCGCCGTGCGCCAGGCGAAGGGCTACTGCGACGACGTCGAGTTCTCGGCCGAAGACGCCACCCGCAGCGACTGGGAGTACCTGGTCGAGGTCTTCCGCGTCGCCGTCGCCGCCGGTGCGCGCACGCTGAACGTGCCGGACACGGTCGGCTACACCCAGCCCGAGGAATACGCGGCGCTGATCCACCATCTACGCGAGCACGTCGCGCCGCCCGGGGACACGGTCTTCTCGGTGCACTGTCACAACGACCTCGGGCTCGCGGTCTCGAACAGCCTCGCCGCCGTACGGGCGGGCGCCCGCCAGATCGAATGTACGGTGAACGGCATCGGGGAGCGCGCGGGCAACACCTCGCTCGAAGAAGTCGTGATGGCGATGAAGACCCGCCCCGACGTCTTCGAGGGCCTCGACACCGAGATCGTCGCCACCGAGATCTATCCGTCGAGCCGGCTGCTGGCGTCGACGATCGGCGTGAGCGTTCAGCCGAACAAGGCGATCGTCGGCGACAACGCCTTCGCCCACGAGGCCGGGATCCACCAGGACGGCGTCCTCAAGGCGGCCATCACCTACGAGATCATGACGCCCCAGTCGATCGGGCGGTCCTCGAACGAGCTCGTCCTCGGGAAGCACTCGGGCCGACACGCCTTCCGCGAGCGGCTGGGCGAGCTGGGCTTCGAACTCGATGGCGACGCCTTCCAGGAGGCGTTCCGGCGCTTCAAGGATCTGGCCGACGCAAAGAAGACGATCTTCAACGAGGATCTCGAGGCGATCGCCTCGGACGCCGTCGTCCAGACCGACGAGCGCTTCTCGGTGAAGGAGGTGAGCGTGCTCTCGGGCACGTTTGCGAAGCCCACCGCGACCGTCGCGATGGAAGTCGACGGCGAGGTCCAGAAGGCGACGGCGCTGGGGATCGGGCCGGTCGACGCCGTCTTCAAGGCGATCGCCGAGATCACGGAAACCAAGAGCGAATTGGAACGCTTCCACGTGAACGGCATCACCGGCGGCATGGACGCCCTCGGCGAGGTATCGGTCACCGTGCAGGAAGACGGCCGCAAGGTGATCGGCAAC
- the pssA gene encoding CDP-diacylglycerol--serine O-phosphatidyltransferase, with protein MDPEQTLEPASGRRVRRRRRRRKGEGRARGLYLLPHLITTANLGFGFFAIVQSFAGRHDLAAGGIVLAAIADGIDGRVARLANASSKFGMEYDSIADTVSFGVAPAMLAFAAGNLQELGRPGWVMAFTFTVCAALRLARFNVTPARYKGRFEGMPSPSAACMVAATQWFATFLRTNGIEFSVPAWSVGLGVVGLGLLMVSPIPYRSGKELDLRHSYGTLVLVVIALLLVIQEPAVTLFAIGVAYVFSGPVDWVWRRTTGASLEELPPPMEPEPPRG; from the coding sequence ATGGACCCCGAGCAGACTCTCGAGCCGGCCTCGGGCCGACGCGTGCGTCGCCGCAGGCGCCGCCGAAAGGGAGAAGGGCGCGCCCGCGGGCTCTATCTGCTGCCGCACCTGATCACGACCGCGAACCTGGGCTTCGGGTTCTTCGCGATCGTGCAGTCCTTTGCCGGCCGCCACGACCTGGCTGCGGGGGGCATCGTGCTGGCGGCGATCGCCGACGGCATCGATGGTCGGGTGGCGCGCCTGGCCAACGCGTCGAGCAAGTTCGGCATGGAGTACGACTCCATCGCCGACACCGTGTCCTTTGGCGTGGCGCCGGCGATGCTGGCCTTCGCGGCGGGAAACCTGCAAGAGCTGGGGCGCCCGGGCTGGGTGATGGCCTTCACCTTCACGGTGTGCGCGGCACTGCGCCTGGCCCGCTTCAACGTGACCCCCGCTCGCTACAAGGGGCGCTTCGAGGGCATGCCGAGCCCGTCGGCGGCATGCATGGTCGCGGCCACCCAGTGGTTCGCGACCTTCCTGCGCACCAATGGCATCGAGTTCAGCGTTCCCGCGTGGAGTGTCGGCCTCGGCGTGGTCGGTCTCGGGCTCTTGATGGTGAGCCCGATCCCGTACCGGAGCGGCAAGGAACTCGACCTGCGCCATTCCTACGGCACGCTGGTCTTGGTGGTGATCGCACTCTTGCTGGTGATCCAGGAGCCTGCCGTGACGCTCTTCGCGATCGGCGTGGCCTACGTGTTCTCCGGGCCCGTCGACTGGGTCTGGCGCCGCACCACCGGCGCGTCGCTGGAAGAGCTTCCCCCTCCGATGGAGCCCGAGCCTCCGAGAGGATGA